In Danio aesculapii chromosome 17, fDanAes4.1, whole genome shotgun sequence, the sequence ggagcggctgaaGGGGGAGCTGGTGGAGCTGAACCTGCCGGTGGTGCAGCGGGCTCTGCAGGTGGTACGCAGCGCTCTGGCCAATCAGGTGGACTGGGTGGAGATCGGGCGGATGGTGACGGAGGCGCAGGCGGCGGGAGACCCAGTGGCCTGTGCTATCAAAGAGCTAAAGCTGCAGAGCAACCACATCACCCTGCTGctcaggtgaacacacacacccCTGTCACTGCAGCACATCACCTTGCTGctcaggtgaacacacacacacctgtccctGTACACTGATCTGTCACTGCACACACTCACCTATAGCTGCTGAAAGATGAcagatttctttaaatatattaatgtcaTGGTGAAACCCATCCTGAGGGAAACACAGCGTCCTGTCTCCAGAGTAATGCTAACGGTCAGTTTCGCATCTCAGCTGTGTCTATTGTCCAACTAATGGCAGAGTAAGACTTTCAGGCTGGTCAACTGGCCGGACGGGTTCTGACTCGTGAACCTCGATTCGCACGCTTTGTGTTCATGCTAAAATGCATGCTGATGAGATCAGGGCTGGAGATGCAATCAtctgccgacaacaacacttcatttgcatgctttgtttaggtttgtcCCCAGCTCTCTGTaaaatgtatagttttgtttcattCCTCCTGACCGCCAGAGACggtgtttacacagtggataatTGCAGCGCCAGCTGGATGGGCCGAGGAGCAATAAACCAACAAAGTCACATGGTGATGCGAGCAGAGCTGAGGTATATCTGCACCCTGCCTCTTTTTGCTTCCCGCCTTTGGATTTTGGTCGTCGAGTGCAGCTCTTTGATAGGAGCAGCAAGTTTTTCTCGTCCTAACGTTTGTTAGCCAACGGTACTAGCCGTGGTATTTGGTTGATCAGTTTGACGCCTTCTCATGGCTTATCACGTTATTTCCACGGCTTTCCTGATGACTTCCAAGCTCTGTCCTAACAAGCTTCTCCCGGATGATGGACACGATATCTGCTCATCCTGTCTTGGCGTTCAACATCTGAAAGACGCGCTAACTGATCCATGCTCGCATTGTAGTTTGCTGCCCCTGTCAGAGAGACAGGTCCGTTTGGCTGGGCTGAGCCACAATTAGGATGCTGTTGCGTTACCAGCGGGTCTAGCATTGCCGAAGAAGGGGAAAAAAACGTTGCGCTTCTGGAGCTCCTCATCCTAAGAAACCTAGCCTAAACAGTAAGCACACGGCTGGATATCTGTTGTCGAAGAAAGTGGCCTGTCTATCTTCAGACATGGCGGAGATGAAACGCCTTTTACAAAATCTACAACCAGTGGAGCCAGTATCTGACATCTCTGCTGCTGTGCCCTTTGCTGAGGAAGCTCATTCTTATTCCTCTAGCAAGGAACCACCATTTGCATCTTTAAGTGGCCATAGTCCCCACTTCGACGTTGTGTCGACATGTGCTTCTGACTCTCATTTTCAGGAGTAAAGTCAGGCTGATGTTCCTGAGCCTGCCAGTAAGACATGCTAGACCGTTGGATCCGAGAATGGCTCTTATTATTCCTCTGACAATGCCCCACACAGAGATGATGATGCATTGGAAGTCTTTCGGATGGCAGTAGCCCGTCTTGGCCTTGATGATGGCCCTGCTCATCCTGTTCAATCTAATGTGTTTTTCCGCAGACCTCCATCTGTGGATACTATTGTTATGCCAGCATGTAAGGATTTCATTGCAGAATTTTCAAATGCTCTTAAGGGGGCAGGCATGGCCAAAAGACGATCCAAGTATGCTCGCACTGTGGCTTCCTACATTTCCAGGGCTGAGAATACTTTCTGCCATTTAATTTTGGCTGCCTCTAGTTCGCTAGGCACTGAGGTGGACTCCTCAGTTCCACATTTTTTACAGACAGCCTTGCTTGCTATGGGGCATGTGACTCCAGATCTGGGGTCCCTCTCAGCAACACTACTAAATGCTAGAATGCAAGTATGGCTTGCTCAGGTTAAATTGTCAGAGGACTGTAAAAAGACATTGAGGGACCTTCCTATTGTTCCAGGACATATTTTTGAGCCAGATGTATCAGAGGTGTCGGAAAAACATGCAAAATTGTCTACAGCTTCACAGTAGCTAACACAAGCACAGCAGCCTCCAAATTTCTGAATGCTCTTGCCGCCGCCTAGGAATTATACCTCTGTACAACCACGTTTCCGTCATGGGGCCCCCAGCCGACCCCAGGGCCTACAGAGGTTCCAGGGTCTGGATGACGCACAAATACGTCACTCCCATGCCAAACCTACTCCACGTCACCCTCCCTTACGAGGTGCTCGTCAACGCCCCCACACAACTTCAAAAGGCTGGAATGTTAAGGCCTGAGATGATTGAGTCGGCTGTTTCACAAGCCATCAGGTGAGTTACTGGGAGAACACAGTGTCAGACCCATGGGTTTTGTGCAAGGGTTACACCCTACAGTTCCGCTGTTTTCGGGTCTAATTCCAACAGTCATGACAGACCCAGCACGATCTGCAGCTCTCTCCAGAGAGATATGTTCCTTGTTGCAAAAGAGAGCAATAGAAGCAGTTCATCCTCTGGTTCAGAAAGAAGGTTTTTACTCGACTTATTTTCTGGTTCTGAAGCAGGACGGAGGTTTTTGTCCAAAATTGGATTTAAGAAGGTTGAACAGATTTCTGAAAAGACTTCCCTTTCGCATATTTCGTGTGACCAATGTTCTTTGGTCCATTGCAGAGGGAGATTGGTTCACAACTGTAGATAAGACAGATGCATATTTTCACGTTCTGATTGCCAAGCATCACAGAAAGTTTCTGCGTTTCAGTTTCATGAGCAGAAGTTACCAGTTCAGAGTTCTACCATTTGGTCTCGGCCTAGCCCCCCTTGTGTTTACAAGATGCAGGAAAGTTGTCCTATCTCCGCTTTGGGCTCAGGGTGTACGAATCTTGCCATATCTGGATTACTTGCTGGTGTGTGCTCAAACGAGGGCTCAATCGGTGCACAATACGCAGCTGCTGCTGGACCATGTGACCAGGCTGGGTCTCTCAGTGAACAGAGTAAAGAGCTGCTGATAGGGATGACCCTATTTCAGTCTCGGACGACAGACATCCTGAACTTCTTGAGCCAGTTTTGTTTGGGAGTATCTCTACAATATGGCATGCTCCTGAGGTTGATCGGGATGCAGATGGCAGCCTCTTGTGTAATTCCCCTGGGATTGCTCCATCTGCAGCCCCTGCAGGTATGGAACAATCTTCTGCGGTTAGACCCATCTCGTCATCGGTATCGATTCACGTTGTTGGTGAACCAACCGAGACAACTTCCAGGCAGGAGGGACCTGTTGTGTCAACTAGATGGTCATATTTGGCATCCAGATCCAGCATGTCTACAGTTATAGGTGTGGCCTCTGGGACCAATCCTTTATTAGCAGAATGCGAGCCTTCAGTCATCCACACAGTTCTGAACGCAAGGGCAGCTTCTACAAGAAATCTTTATCCTTACCGATGGAAGTCATTCTGTTCATGGTGTGCGACTCAGAATCTTAATCCTGTGCAATGCAAAGTTTCGAGGGTTTTAACCTTTTTACAAGGGCTGTTGGAGAGTGACAAGGCTGCATCCACACTAAAGGTCTACGTAGCAGCCATCTCGGCCCATCATGCATCAGTAAATGGTTCCTCTTTGGGGTCTGATAGCCTAGTTTGCAGTTTTTTGAAGGGTGCAAAATGTCTCAATCCAGCTCGTTCACTTCGTTCTGCCTCTCTCTGCTAGTCTCCATTTGAACTTTTGGAAGAAGTAAATCTAAAGTGGAAATCCTTAAAGACGGCTTTCCTCTTGGCTGTTGCTTCTACACAGAGTGTGTGAGCTGCACGCTTTGTCAGTGAGTCAGTCCTGTTTGAGATGGAAACCAGATGACTCTGGTGTTACCCTTTGGCCTAATTCATCCTTCCTCCCTAAAGTATTGTTGTAGCAATTTATTAACCAGTCAATTGAATTGCAGTCCTTTCAACCATTACCTTCTGGCAAAGGTTTTCTGTTTTTATGCCCCGTGCATGCCTTGAAATTTTATGTGGCGGCTACTGCACAGTTAAGACAATCAGAACAGCTGTTTGTTTGTTATGGAGAAGCTAGGAGAGGTGCACCTCTaagcaaatcaaatcacttttattgtcacatcatcagcagcacgtgtgggCTCAGCAACCTATACCTGGTGCCATCACTTGCCATTCTACCAGAGCCATTTCCTCCTCTTGGGCTGCTTTTAAAGGTGTTTCTCTTGCAGAGATCTGTGCAGCAGCGACATGGTCTTCTCCATGCACATTTGCAAGATTCTTCAATGTCAATATTGCTGACTCTATGGGTGTGGGCGTAGCTGTTCTCCGCAAGTCTTCTGGTGAGTTTTATCTTCCTTGTGACCTTTCTGGTATgggtcatccactgtgtaaacaccGTCTCTGGCGGTCAGGATGAATGAAACAGTACGTTGGTAACGTATGTAACCGTGGTTCTGTGAATTCTGGATGACCGCCAGAGTTCCCTGTCACTCGGAAGTGCAAGACGCTTCAAGGCAGGGTGCAGAGCTGTAGTGGATTATATACCTGTGACTTTGTTGGTATATTGTTCCTCGGCCTATTCAGCTGGCGCTGCGATTATCCACCATGTAAACACTGTCTCCTTTTTCTTAGAACACAAAATaacccattatgctttgcatgtACGCGCTAGGAGAATGCCAAGAACCTCCGGTCGACAGCTGATGTGTATAaagagtcacatttggacagcttagaaattatagttttaatctatttttatttgcttttatcatctttgaactaatactgctgccgatcagcgccacctcctggactgatcatttaaaaaatgtgatctaatattatggaaaacaactgctgtgaggcattttcccctcgttgtcagacgcCATCTTCTGCAGTTTAAATGACGCCTCGTCAACGCTAAAGTCAACTgattctctttctttcaaatatataatcaaCCCAAACACATGTAAGTcatcaaaatgtttgacacacacacacacacacacacacgtactgtaccactgacacactgatttaataactgtgacaaagtgaaaataaagtgacattttataatgacagaaatacacacaccgtggtaaaaacaacacattaaatgaaacataaatggCTCGCGATTAGAATGAACAGCACATCAGCCTGCAGAGGatcagtaacagacttttattggtcatttttgtaactTGCATGACTTACATAATGTTTCCTGTTaggtttcatgccagtaatctggtttgctctataatgcagtaaagtattgcgtgcgtgcgtgcgtgcgtgtgttttgaagagcagttgagctaacagctgacaggccggggaaacacacacacattgtatttctgacggcagacacgtgaactaggagaacggTTTTCTCTctcgcttgaaccacagatctgactgattataatggctttaacacacacttttcaaagttgtgtcacaaaaacactccgtaatccaggCAAagcgctattgaaacccattttcacaGCGCAAATtactgtaaacggaagttctaaacattgtaCCTGAAGACGCTGGTCagtatggcgccctccatgcagcagccaagaaaaaggtctgtaGAAACTGCGTGTCTGCTGCACCAGTTCAGAgttctttcgatgacgccacagcgACGCCGCGTTCTTCTTATTAAAGTTTTCTGCTTTGTTCTCCCTGGTTTTTGTCACTTCTTCAAATTCACAACACTGCGCACACACCTGTCACTGCGCACCTGTATTTCAGGAACCCGGAGGCGTGTCCAGAGGGCGGAGCCGCAGAGCTGCAGAGCGGGAAGAAGAACCGCAGCCGAGAGAAACCAGTGCTGGTGGACATCGACATCAACCTGTCTGCACACGCTAATGCTAAGAggccagtacacacacacacacacacactcatatacacacacacactctcagacacacacacacacacacactcactctcactgAAGGTGTGTGCTGCTGATCTCCTCAGGTATTACGACAGCAAGAGGAGCGCAGCCAAGAAGGAGCAGAAAACTGTGGAGGCGGCacaaaaggtgtgtgtgtgtgtctttctgagagtgtgtgtgtgtttgtgtctctgtgtctttctgagtgtgtgtgtgtgtctatctgagagtgtatgtgtgtgctaaatgtgtgtgtctgtgtgtgtgtgtttctggccTCCAGGCCTTCAAGTCTGCGGAGAAGAAGACCAAGCAGACGCTAAAGGACGTGCAGACGGTGACCAGCATCCAGAAGGCCAGGAAGGTGTACTGGTAAAGAAAACACCTGAGCGtctctgcaggtgtgtgtgtgtgtgtctctgacgtgtgtgtgtttgtgtgtgggcaGGTTCGAGAAGTTCCTGTGGTTCCTGAGCTCTGAGAACTATCTGATCATCGCGGGTCGAGACCAGCAGCAGAACGAGATGATCGTCAAGCGCTACCTGCGGGCAGGTGAGGCCCCGCCCCCTGCTGTTTCCCATGATGCTCTCTGCTTctctgagcactgtatgtgtgtgtttcaggagacCTGTATGTTCATGCGGATCTGCACGGAGCCACCAGCTGTGTGATCAAGAACCCGTCAGGTGAGCAGCAcaggtgtacacacacacacacacacacacactactgatgTTGAGTTATTGATGATCAGCAGCACCGTGGCTTCACCTGCAGTGCTGCTCTTCCACAGGTGAGGCCGTACCTCCGCGCACGCTCACAGAGGCTGCTACCATGGCTGTGTGCTACAGCGCGGCATGGGACGCTAAGGTGATCACCAGCGCGTGGTGGGTTCAGCATGATCAGGTgagcatccacacacacacacacacacacacacacacacgcacacatcatCATCACAGGAGCATGTATCAAAACTCTTTCCTCCTCCTGCTGAACACAGAATAAGACCTTTAGAGGGATGTTGTTGGTGACCCAGATTAGGCCCATTTCCACTGGTCAGGTCGGGTCGGGTcggtatgtgtttgtgtaaaagcGTGTGGAAGCGTGAGCGGTGTCGTCGGCTCTGGTTATCGGATCTTCTTGCAGACCTTCCTCAACACCTCCTCCTGTCTCTGTATTCTCACAGGTGTCCAAAACGGCTCCGAGTGGAGAGTATCTGACCACCGGAAGCTTCATGATCAGAGGTGAAGATCGCAGCTGTTCTCAGATCAGCTCAGCATCAGTACAATGAGATTAAACACACACGTGCTGCTTCTCCACAGGGAAGAAGAACTTCCTGCCTCCCTCATATCTCATCATGGGCTTCGGGTTTCTGTTCAAGGTAAAGCGGCGCCGAGCTCGTCATGTGAGAGCGCAGTATAGTAATATTGACATGCGACTCATTCAGCCTCTTCTGCTCTGCGGCGCAGGTGGATGATCAGAGTGTGTTCAGGCACCGAGGAGAGCGCAAGATGAAGaccctggaggaggaggaggaggacgggACCAGCACCACAGAGATCCTGGAGGAGGAAGAAGAGCTGTTGGGTGTGGCCTCcgttcttcatcatcatcatcatcatcatctctgtcAGTGatcaacgtgtgtgtgtgtttcagctgaaGACAGTGGGAACGAGgctgaggaagaggatacagacAGCCGGACAGCAGATGATGAAGAGCAGCGGGTGTGTCGAAGCGATGAGGAGGATCAGCGAGTGTGTCGAAGCGTtgaagaggatgatgatgatagtgatgatgatgaagatgaacatGCGGTCAGCGCTGCAGATGTAGAGGATACTGCAGACTCAGAGGAGGAGGATCCTGGAGTGCAGATCAGCTTTCCGGACACCTGCATCTCACTGTCACACCTGCAGATCAACAGGTGCGTCTGCGCTTTActgagcaacacacacacactgctgagtcTCACTGTCTCTCTGTTTCTCCACAGGACTGCACACACTGACACTACTGACCCGCAGGAGTCACAACAGGTGCGTTACAGAGAGATCGCACAACACCATCAAACacacaatattattatacaacaccgtcagtctcacaacaccgtcagtctcacaacaccgtcagtctcacaacaccgtcagtcttacAACACTGTGAATTTCACAACActatcagtctcacaacaccatcagtctcacaacactatcagtctcacaacaccatcagtctcacaacaccatcagtctcacaacaccgtcagtcttacaacaccatcagtctcacaacaccgtcagtctcacaacaccgtcagtctcacaacactgtgagtctcacaacaccgtcagtctcacaacaccatcagtctcacaacaccatcagtctcacaacaccatcagtctcacaacaccatcagtctcacaacactgtGAGTCTCATAACACCGTCAGTCTTACAACACtgtgagtctcacaacaccgtcagtctcacaacaccgtcagtctcacaacactgtGAGTCTCATAACACCGTCAGTCTTACAACACtgtgagtctcacaacaccatcagtctcacaacaccgtcagtctcacaacaccgtcagtctcacaacaccgtcagtcttacaacaccgtcagtctcacaacaccgtcagtctcacaacactgtgagtctcacaacaccgtcagtctcacaacaccgtcagtctcacaacaccgtgagTCTCATAACACCGTGAGTCTCataacaccatcagtctcacaacaccgtcagtctcacaacaccgtcagtctcacaacaccgtcagtctcacaacaccgtcagtctcacaacaccgtcagtctcacaacaccgtcagtctcacaacaccttcagtctcacaacaccgtcagtctcacaacaccgtcagtctcacaacaccgtcagtctcacaacaccgtcagtcttacAACACcgtgagtctcacaacaccatcagtctcacaacactgaGTCTCATAACACCGTCAGTCTTACAACACtgtgagtctcacaacaccgtcagtctcacaacaccgtcagtctcacaacaccgtcagtctcacaacaccgtcagtctcacaacaccatcagtctcacaacaccatcagtctcacaacactgtgagtctcacaacaccatcagtctcacaacaccgtcagactcacaacaccgtcagtctcacaacaccatcagtctcacaacactgtgagtctcacaacaccatcagtctcacaacaccatcagtctcacaacaccgtcagactcacaacactgtgagtctcacaacaccatcagtctcacaacaccgtcagtctcacaacaccatcagtctcacaacaccgtgagtctcacaacaccgtcagtctcacaacaccgtcagtctcacaacaccgtcagtctcacaacaccgtcagtctcacaacaccgtcagtctcacaacaccatcagtctcacaacaccatcagtctcacaacactgtgagtctcacaacaccgtgagtctcacaacaccgtcagtctcacaacaccgtcagtctcacaacaccatcagtctcacaacaccgtcagtctcacaacactgtgagtctcacaacaccgtcagtctcacaacaccgtcagtctcacaacaccgtcagtctcacaacaccgtcagtctcacaacaccatcagtctcacaacaccgtcagtctcgcaacactgtgagtctcacaacaccatcagtctcacaacaccatcagtctcacaacaccatcagtctcacaacaccatcagtctcacaacaccgtgagtctcacaacaccatcagtctcacaacaccatcagtctcacaacaccgtgagtctcacaacaccatcagtctcacaacaccatcagtctcacaacaccgtcagtctcacaacaccatcagtctcactacaccatcagtctcacaacaccatcagtctcacaacaccgtcagtctcacaacacaatcagtctcacaacaccatcagtctcacaacaccgtcagtcttacaacactgtgagtctcacaacaccatcagtctcacaacaccgtgagtctcacaacaccatcagtctcacaacaccatcagtctcacaacaccgtgagtctcacaacaccgtgagtctcacaacaccgtcagtctcacaacaccgtcagtctcacaacaccgtcagtctcacaacaccatcagtctcacaacaccttcagtctcacaacaccttcagtctcacaacaccttcagtctcacaacaccgtcagtctcacaacaccgtcagtctcacaacaccatcagtctcacaacaccgtcagtctcacaacaccatcagtctcactacaccgtgagtctcacaacaccatcagtctcacaacaccatcagtctcacaataCCGTCAGTCttacaacaccatcagtctcacaacaccgtcagtctcacaacaccatcagtctcacaacaccatcagtctcacaacaccgtcagtctcacaacaccgtcagtctcacaacaccttcagtctcacaacaccgtcaatctcacaacaccatcagtctcacaacaccattagtctcacaacaccatcagtctcacaacaccgtgagtctcacaacaccgtcagtcttacAACACcgtgagtctcacaacaccatcagtctcacaacaccatcagtctcacaacaccatcagtctcacaacaccgtcagtctcacaacaccatcagtctcacaacaccatcagtctcacaacaccatcggTCTCACAACACtgtgagtctcacaacaccgtcagtctcacaacaccgtcagtctcacaacaccatcagtctcacaacaccatcagtctcacaacaccatcagtctcacaacaccatcagtctcacaacaccgtgagtctcacaacaccgtcagtct encodes:
- the LOC130244144 gene encoding ribosome quality control complex subunit NEMF, with amino-acid sequence MRRISECVEALKRMMMIVMMMKMNMRYEEFHPFLFCQHAKSRYVEFESFNKAVDEFFSQMESQKLDMRALQQEKQAMKKLENVRKDHQQRLEALHQAQEVERLKGELVELNLPVVQRALQVVRSALANQVDWVEIGRMVTEAQAAGDPVACAIKELKLQSNHITLLLRNPEACPEGGAAELQSGKKNRSREKPVLVDIDINLSAHANAKRYYDSKRSAAKKEQKTVEAAQKAFKSAEKKTKQTLKDVQTVTSIQKARKVYWFEKFLWFLSSENYLIIAGRDQQQNEMIVKRYLRAGDLYVHADLHGATSCVIKNPSGEAVPPRTLTEAATMAVCYSAAWDAKVITSAWWVQHDQVSKTAPSGEYLTTGSFMIRGKKNFLPPSYLIMGFGFLFKVDDQSVFRHRGERKMKTLEEEEEDGTSTTEILEEEEELLAEDSGNEAEEEDTDSRTADDEEQRVCRSDEEDQRVCRSVEEDDDDSDDDEDEHAVSAADVEDTADSEEEDPGVQISFPDTCISLSHLQINRTAHTDTTDPQESQQVNTDTQVKKHLTAKQRRDMKKKQKQENTEDLEEGDPKHPETARTPTSKSGGVAAAPLKRGQKNKLKKMKDKYKDQDEEDREMMMKILGSAGSTKEEKTKKGKKGKAKEEPVKKVPAHQKTATKPKPETTSRTSENMEDPAGGDQEKELEDVDNPAVEDSENLLDSLTGLPHPEDVLLFAVPVCAPYTALSSYKYRVKLTPGTQKKGKAARTAVLSFMKGKDAGAREKDLFRSVKDTDLSRNMPGKVKVSAPNLQAVKKK